gagcATGATTCAGGTTATAAATCAGGATTCAGTAATCTAGAAAAGGAAGGGATGAAACCCTTTTAGACCCTTTCAAGTTCTGAAATGTCTCAAACAACTAATACCAATTCTAAACTACCAAACTCCATAAAATCTGCTGAAACTATTGGTAACAATGAAGATGTAGCAAGTGAAGTTTTGGTCTATGTGCCTGTGAAATCACTCATCAACTTCAGAAAGGTGTCACCGCTATGGCGTTCACTGATTTTCAGCTTTCATTTTGTAAAAAGGTATAACCTTCTTCATCCTCCATCACTTTCTGGTCTTTTCTTGATCCCAAAACATCGATTTGGGAAGGAAAACAACCAAATCGAGTGTATCTCCCTAGGCGAAAATGAATCAAATTCCCCGGTTTCACCCATTTTAAACATGATTAGCATCAAAGTATTACAATCTTGTAATGGATTATTGCTAATTTGCAAAGAGGGAAAACTCTATATTTTCAACCCTACAACCCAACAAAAGAAACTCATTCCTAACTTATTTGGTAACTTTCCTCCTGCATTCCCTTTATATTACAGTCTAGTGTTTGATCCTTCAATTTCACCACATTACAAAATCATTTGCCTCATTAACACAAGGCATAACAAGTACAAAATCTCTATATATTCATCAAATTCAAACCAATGGAAACCCTCAAAAGCACCAGACTTTTTCGCTCCTCATGATATAGATTTCACAACCGGGATTTACTGCAATGGATCGGTCCATTGGACTAAAAGAACAATGAGGGGATTATACTTTGATGTAGAGAATGAAACCCTAAATCATATGCCTGAAAGTCCAAGACAAGAACAGTATAGTTGTGAGTACTTTGGCCATTCTAAAGGGTACTTGTATTGTATGTTTACTATGGAAGGTTTACACTACTACGAGCTTTTCGAGATGGAGAAAGATTACTCTTCATGGGTTTTTAAAAGTAAGGTTGAGCTCAATGTAATGGCTTCACAATTTCCAAATATGGACATGGGGATTGACTATCATCACCCTCAGTTTATGTACCAGTGTCAAGTGTTATCAGTTTTTCGAGGGCATAATGGGGAAGTTATAGAGGTTATAATGTCCATTCCTGGTGAAGTTATAGCCTATGATTGTAAGAGTAAAAAATCAAGGCAGATATGCAAGTCTAAAGAAAGtggaaaagagagagaaatatgGTATGGTGTTTATCAAGTTTTTGAGTATTATGAGAGCATTTCCCCTGTTTCATTTCAACACTTGACTAATTGACTTCACTTGTATATAAGTATATGTGAAGTGTTCTGAATTCTGACAATATTGGAAGATTCTTTGTTGTACTGTGTACAGTATCTTACTGTAGTAAGGTCGTACTCAGTGCACATGGCTCCTGCTATTCTTTGTTGTACTGTATATCTTACTGTGGAAAAAATAACATTTGTAAAAGAAATGTATATATTGAACAAATTTTCACAGCAACAATTTCTTTCTTACTAAAAGTCAAATCTTCATTctttacttctttttttttttg
This Spinacia oleracea cultivar Varoflay chromosome 6, BTI_SOV_V1, whole genome shotgun sequence DNA region includes the following protein-coding sequences:
- the LOC110795832 gene encoding F-box protein At5g07610 isoform X1 — protein: MSQTTNTNSKLPNSIKSAETIGNNEDVASEVLVYVPVKSLINFRKVSPLWRSLIFSFHFVKRYNLLHPPSLSGLFLIPKHRFGKENNQIECISLGENESNSPVSPILNMISIKVLQSCNGLLLICKEGKLYIFNPTTQQKKLIPNLFGNFPPAFPLYYSLVFDPSISPHYKIICLINTRHNKYKISIYSSNSNQWKPSKAPDFFAPHDIDFTTGIYCNGSVHWTKRTMRGLYFDVENETLNHMPESPRQEQYSCEYFGHSKGYLYCMFTMEGLHYYELFEMEKDYSSWVFKSKVELNVMASQFPNMDMGIDYHHPQFMYQCQVLSVFRGHNGEVIEVIMSIPGEVIAYDCKSKKSRQICKSKESGKEREIWYGVYQVFEYYESISPVSFQHLTN